One part of the Anaerolineae bacterium genome encodes these proteins:
- a CDS encoding Argininosuccinate lyase, translated as MTLWGGRFRDSLQKSAWQLNASIGFDQRLAEQDVRGSQAWANALCRGGLLTPEENAQIQAGLQTILAEFRQGTFQFQPRDEDIHTAVERRLAELIGETAGKLHTARSRNDQVATDFRLWVLAAIANLDASLRDFQSVLVQQAEQAGSLILPGYTHLQRAQPILLSHWWLAHFWPLQRDRERLLDLRKRTAILPLGSGALAGAPFPLDRQALATELGFEAPCANSLDGVSDRDFAAEFLFCASLIGVHLSRLCESMVIFTTAEFGFFTLADAYSTGSSLMPQKKNPDLFELGRAKAAKLVGLLSGLLTTLKGLPSTYDKDLQEDKPPVFSAYDTLMELLPALGGALATLQVNPHRLAAALDPALFATDLADYLVEKGVPFRLAHELVGKVVRLAEEQGVSIDRLPLEVYTSVSPLFEADLYAVFDPLRSVSRRCATGGTAPEAVQRQLALAKALLE; from the coding sequence ATGACCTTATGGGGTGGTCGCTTTCGCGATTCTTTGCAGAAGTCTGCCTGGCAGTTGAACGCTTCGATCGGTTTTGACCAACGCCTGGCGGAACAAGATGTGCGCGGCAGTCAGGCGTGGGCGAATGCTCTGTGCAGAGGGGGCTTACTCACGCCAGAAGAGAATGCCCAAATCCAGGCTGGCTTGCAAACCATCCTGGCTGAGTTTCGCCAGGGAACGTTTCAATTCCAACCCAGGGATGAGGATATTCATACCGCCGTTGAACGGCGTCTGGCGGAGTTGATCGGCGAGACGGCCGGCAAGCTGCATACTGCCCGCAGCCGCAACGACCAGGTAGCAACCGATTTCCGCCTGTGGGTTTTAGCAGCCATTGCGAACCTGGATGCTTCCTTACGGGATTTTCAATCGGTTTTGGTGCAGCAGGCCGAGCAAGCTGGCTCGCTCATCCTGCCTGGCTACACTCATTTGCAACGTGCCCAGCCAATCCTGCTCAGCCACTGGTGGCTGGCTCATTTCTGGCCTCTGCAGCGCGATCGGGAACGCCTGCTCGATTTGCGAAAACGTACTGCCATCCTGCCTTTGGGCAGCGGCGCCCTGGCTGGGGCGCCGTTTCCCCTCGACCGTCAGGCTCTGGCAACCGAGTTGGGGTTTGAAGCCCCCTGTGCCAACAGCCTGGACGGCGTTTCTGACCGCGATTTTGCCGCCGAGTTTCTCTTCTGTGCCAGCCTGATTGGCGTGCACCTCTCGCGCCTGTGTGAGAGCATGGTGATCTTCACCACCGCCGAGTTCGGTTTCTTCACGTTAGCCGATGCCTATTCCACCGGTTCCAGCTTGATGCCGCAGAAAAAGAACCCCGATCTGTTCGAGTTGGGGCGCGCCAAAGCCGCCAAACTGGTGGGCTTGCTGAGTGGTTTGCTCACGACCTTAAAGGGATTGCCTTCCACGTACGACAAAGACCTCCAGGAGGACAAGCCGCCGGTGTTTAGCGCCTACGACACCCTGATGGAACTGTTGCCCGCGCTGGGTGGCGCGCTGGCTACCCTGCAGGTCAACCCGCACCGCCTGGCGGCTGCCCTGGACCCGGCTCTGTTTGCTACCGATTTAGCCGATTATCTGGTTGAAAAAGGGGTGCCTTTTCGCCTGGCACATGAACTGGTCGGGAAGGTAGTGCGGCTGGCTGAGGAACAGGGCGTTTCGATCGATCGCTTGCCGCTCGAGGTCTATACGTCTGTCAGTCCACTTTTTGAAGCTGACCTGTATGCCGTCTTTGATCCCTTGCGCAGCGTCAGTCGCCGCTGTGCCACAGGCGGCACAGCGCCCGAAGCCGTCCAGCGCCAACTGGCGCTGGCAAAAGCGCTCCTGGAATAG
- a CDS encoding Argininosuccinate synthase, with product MIKSTVEKVVLAYSGGLDTSVIVPWLKENYGCEVVCFTADVGQGEELEGLEAKALASGASQLIVRDLREEFARDYLFRLLRAGAIYERKYLLGTSIARPLIAKHQVEVAHQVGADAVAHGATGKGNDQVRFELTYMALDPRLKVIAPWREWDIRSREDAIAYAQKHNVPIKASLKSIFSRDGNLWHLSHEGGPLEDPWNEPEEEMFQLSVSPQQAPDQPETIEIGFESGTPVSLNGEKLSPATLIERLNRLGGKHGIGRADLVENRLVGMKSRGVYETPGGTILLAAHRELESLTLDKETLHFKDLVALKYAELVYNGQWFSPLREALDAFVDNTQGPVTGEVRLKLYKGNILVAGRKSPFSLYREDFATFGQEDVYNQTDAQGFIRLFGLPLKVRALNGLPVSGLDMPQPDYSRFKRD from the coding sequence ATGATCAAATCCACCGTTGAAAAAGTTGTTCTCGCCTATTCAGGCGGCCTGGATACTTCCGTCATCGTCCCCTGGCTCAAGGAAAACTATGGCTGCGAGGTGGTCTGTTTTACCGCCGATGTGGGTCAGGGAGAGGAACTGGAGGGGTTGGAGGCCAAGGCACTGGCGAGTGGTGCCAGTCAATTGATTGTGCGCGATCTGCGCGAAGAGTTTGCCCGCGACTATCTGTTTCGCCTTCTGCGCGCCGGAGCGATCTATGAGCGCAAATATCTGCTCGGCACCTCGATTGCCAGACCCCTGATTGCCAAGCATCAGGTGGAGGTTGCCCATCAGGTCGGCGCAGATGCCGTCGCCCACGGCGCAACCGGCAAGGGCAACGATCAGGTGCGTTTTGAGCTGACCTATATGGCGCTTGACCCGCGTTTGAAAGTGATTGCTCCCTGGCGGGAATGGGACATCCGCTCGCGGGAGGATGCCATTGCCTATGCTCAGAAGCATAACGTGCCGATTAAGGCCTCGTTGAAATCCATCTTCAGCCGCGATGGCAACCTGTGGCATCTCTCGCACGAAGGCGGCCCCCTCGAAGACCCATGGAACGAGCCCGAAGAGGAGATGTTTCAACTCAGCGTCTCACCTCAACAAGCCCCTGACCAGCCCGAAACCATTGAGATCGGCTTTGAGAGTGGCACGCCCGTCTCTTTGAACGGCGAAAAACTCTCCCCGGCGACGTTGATCGAACGCCTCAACCGCCTGGGAGGTAAACACGGCATCGGGCGCGCCGATCTGGTTGAGAACCGTCTGGTGGGGATGAAATCGCGCGGCGTGTATGAAACGCCCGGCGGCACCATCCTGCTGGCAGCCCATCGGGAATTAGAGTCGCTCACCCTCGATAAAGAGACGTTGCACTTCAAAGACCTTGTGGCGCTGAAATATGCCGAGTTGGTGTACAATGGTCAATGGTTCTCACCCTTACGCGAAGCCCTGGATGCCTTTGTGGATAACACCCAGGGGCCTGTAACGGGTGAAGTGCGTTTGAAACTTTACAAAGGCAATATCCTGGTCGCCGGACGCAAGAGCCCCTTCAGCCTCTACCGCGAAGATTTTGCCACCTTTGGGCAGGAGGATGTCTATAATCAGACCGATGCTCAGGGCTTTATTCGCCTGTTCGGTTTGCCGCTCAAGGTGCGGGCGTTGAACGGGCTGCCGGTTTCCGGGCTGGATATGCCGCAACCCGATTATTCGCGCTTCAAGCGAGACTGA